In Aulosira sp. FACHB-615, one DNA window encodes the following:
- a CDS encoding HNH endonuclease: protein MVKTVNQAFEIFLKLLFEIFNMVKKRKDINKKIKNQIIEEAGYKCANPGCPNWRAEIHHIKEWAVFGSNDPSILIALCPSCHDAVHNGKLKIPDELLYSWKSIQRKDEHSFAHLYVEPSQEIKLLTGQIALTTINNNITIFEISNQNRFSFRLLNNNIVLINLTITSLSGKEVLNVIDNYTNVYAKDSVTFNYIPGHIKIFTKNADLFISSESVRKMRTVEPDFLYDNELILLELQVVKPGHIKVKGCWSDKDYTIIITDQSLAFIKDSRKAPLRIMGGGDNTVIRYIGSVDCALFGFRDKNTGALKI, encoded by the coding sequence ATGGTTAAAACAGTTAATCAGGCTTTTGAAATTTTTTTAAAATTATTGTTTGAGATATTTAATATGGTGAAAAAGCGTAAAGATATAAATAAAAAAATTAAAAACCAAATAATTGAAGAAGCGGGGTATAAATGTGCGAATCCTGGATGTCCTAATTGGAGAGCAGAAATACATCATATTAAAGAATGGGCTGTTTTTGGCTCTAATGATCCTTCTATCCTTATTGCTTTATGTCCATCTTGTCATGATGCAGTACATAATGGAAAACTGAAAATTCCTGATGAATTATTATATTCATGGAAATCTATACAGCGAAAAGATGAACATAGCTTTGCCCATCTTTATGTAGAGCCATCTCAAGAGATAAAGTTACTTACAGGACAAATAGCTCTTACTACTATAAATAATAATATTACTATTTTTGAAATTTCAAACCAAAATAGATTTAGCTTTAGGCTATTAAATAATAATATTGTTTTAATTAATTTAACTATTACTAGTTTAAGTGGTAAGGAAGTCCTGAATGTAATTGACAATTACACAAATGTCTACGCTAAGGATAGCGTTACTTTTAACTACATACCAGGACATATAAAAATATTTACTAAGAATGCTGATTTATTTATTTCCTCTGAATCAGTTAGGAAAATGCGTACAGTAGAGCCAGATTTTTTATATGACAATGAACTCATCCTCCTTGAATTGCAAGTAGTAAAACCAGGACATATAAAAGTTAAAGGTTGCTGGAGTGATAAAGATTATACTATTATTATTACTGACCAGTCATTAGCTTTCATAAAAGACTCTCGGAAGGCTCCATTAAGGATTATGGGGGGCGGTGATAATACCGTTATTAGATATATAGGCTCTGTTGATTGTGCTTTATTTGGATTTAGGGATAAAAATACAGGTGCGCTAAAAATATAA
- a CDS encoding restriction endonuclease: MPIPDYQAIMLPLLKFTIDQKEHSLREAIEALADHFQLTDEERKELLPSGRQPTFDNRVGWARTYLKKAGLVESTKRGYFRITDRGIETINTNPVEINAKFLKQFPEFLEFQNYTQQSEESTFNGSGTEINTTRTPEEDVELAIQKLTKELASDLLQMIKNSPPAFFEKLVVDLLVKMGYGGTRKDAGQTVGRSGDGGIDGIINEDRLGLDVIYIQAKRWESSVGRPEIQKFAGALQGFRAKKGVFITTSTFTNEAKDYVSRIDSKIILIDGETLTQLMIENNVGVTPFAVYEVKKIDSDYFTDS; the protein is encoded by the coding sequence ATGCCCATTCCTGATTACCAAGCCATAATGCTTCCGTTACTCAAATTTACCATCGACCAGAAGGAACACTCACTACGGGAAGCAATAGAGGCTTTGGCTGATCACTTCCAATTAACTGATGAGGAACGGAAAGAACTGCTGCCTAGTGGCCGTCAACCAACTTTTGATAATCGTGTAGGCTGGGCGCGTACTTATTTAAAAAAAGCTGGATTAGTGGAATCAACTAAGCGAGGCTATTTTCGTATAACAGATAGAGGGATTGAGACTATTAATACTAATCCTGTTGAGATTAATGCTAAGTTTTTAAAGCAGTTTCCAGAATTTTTAGAATTTCAAAATTATACTCAACAATCAGAGGAAAGCACTTTTAATGGTAGTGGAACTGAAATCAATACAACTCGTACACCAGAAGAAGATGTAGAGCTTGCCATTCAAAAGCTGACAAAAGAATTAGCATCAGATTTACTACAGATGATCAAAAATTCTCCACCAGCTTTTTTTGAAAAACTAGTGGTCGATTTATTAGTCAAAATGGGATATGGCGGAACTCGCAAGGATGCAGGTCAAACCGTTGGGCGTAGTGGTGATGGTGGAATTGACGGTATCATCAACGAAGACCGTCTTGGATTAGATGTAATTTACATACAAGCTAAACGTTGGGAAAGTTCTGTAGGTCGTCCCGAAATTCAAAAGTTTGCTGGGGCTTTACAAGGATTTCGTGCAAAAAAAGGAGTATTTATAACAACATCAACGTTTACAAATGAAGCTAAAGACTACGTTTCAAGAATTGACAGTAAGATTATTTTGATTGATGGGGAAACGCTGACTCAGTTGATGATTGAAAATAATGTTGGTGTTACGCCATTTGCTGTGTATGAAGTCAAGAAAATTGATTCTGATTATTTTACAGATAGCTAG
- a CDS encoding AAA-like domain-containing protein, translated as MNTQATQKILLLAANPIGSRYLRLGEEMREIEEGLKRSKNRERYSIATAQAVRYRDIHRAILEHEPQIIHFSGHGAGEEGLVFEDEMGAAKLVDAEALAGLFQLFSQQVECVVLNACYSQYQAKEIARHINYVVGMSQEIGDRAAIEFAVGFYDGLGANKGYEFAYRLGCNLIQIAGIAENLTPKLITKEEIALSNSSDNSETIYIERPPIEEKCYSAILQPGALIRIKAPQKMGKTLLLEKILNYSRKQGYKTVKLDLKLADNSTLKNLKTFLYWLCVNVSDTLDLENKTDEYWSDNLGINTGCTRYFQRYVLSDIDKSLVFAIDNFERLFEHDNIFSEFCLLLRSWYETAKQGDRMGKIWKKLRLIVVNSTEAYPTLDINRSPFNVGLAIELPEFNQQQIEEMVKLYEVNSFLSKNGLSQLMHLVGGHPFLVQQALANLKEPEITLEELLTLAPTEQGIFSYHLRQQLEALENDSGLMESYKRVITANQAVQLSPEITFKLHSLGLLKIVRNDCIASCDLYRQYFLARLG; from the coding sequence ATGAATACTCAAGCAACTCAGAAAATTCTACTGTTGGCTGCCAATCCCATCGGCAGTAGATATCTGCGTCTGGGTGAAGAGATGCGGGAGATTGAGGAAGGGCTAAAAAGGTCAAAAAATCGAGAACGCTATTCCATAGCCACAGCCCAAGCAGTACGCTACCGAGATATTCATCGAGCAATCCTGGAACACGAACCGCAGATAATTCATTTTTCAGGGCATGGAGCAGGAGAAGAAGGTCTAGTATTTGAAGATGAAATGGGCGCAGCAAAGCTAGTTGATGCTGAAGCTTTAGCCGGGTTGTTTCAACTATTCTCCCAACAAGTAGAGTGTGTAGTTCTCAATGCTTGCTATTCCCAATATCAAGCTAAAGAAATAGCGCGACACATAAATTATGTTGTCGGTATGAGCCAAGAAATAGGCGATAGAGCCGCAATTGAGTTTGCAGTAGGTTTTTATGATGGGTTGGGTGCAAACAAGGGTTATGAGTTTGCTTATAGGTTAGGTTGTAATTTGATCCAGATTGCCGGGATCGCTGAAAATCTAACACCTAAGCTAATTACAAAAGAAGAAATAGCATTATCAAATTCTTCAGACAATTCAGAGACGATATACATTGAACGTCCACCAATTGAAGAAAAATGTTACAGTGCAATTTTGCAACCAGGAGCGTTAATTAGGATTAAAGCTCCTCAAAAAATGGGAAAGACATTACTACTGGAGAAGATACTAAATTATTCAAGAAAACAGGGTTATAAAACAGTAAAACTCGATTTAAAACTAGCTGATAATTCCACTTTAAAAAACTTAAAAACATTCTTGTATTGGCTGTGTGTGAATGTTTCGGATACCCTGGATTTGGAAAATAAAACGGATGAATATTGGTCAGATAATTTGGGGATTAATACAGGTTGCACTCGTTATTTCCAAAGATATGTCTTGTCAGACATTGATAAGAGTTTAGTTTTCGCTATAGATAATTTTGAAAGGTTATTTGAGCATGACAATATCTTCTCCGAATTTTGCTTACTATTGCGGAGTTGGTATGAAACAGCCAAGCAAGGGGATAGAATGGGTAAGATTTGGAAAAAACTACGTTTAATAGTAGTTAATTCCACAGAAGCTTACCCTACATTAGACATTAATCGTTCACCGTTTAATGTGGGATTAGCAATAGAGTTGCCTGAGTTCAATCAACAGCAGATAGAAGAAATGGTGAAGCTGTATGAGGTAAATAGCTTTTTATCAAAAAATGGATTAAGCCAATTAATGCACTTAGTAGGGGGACATCCTTTTCTAGTACAGCAGGCACTCGCTAACCTCAAGGAACCAGAAATTACGCTGGAGGAGCTATTAACACTAGCACCAACAGAACAAGGAATCTTCAGCTATCATCTACGGCAGCAACTAGAAGCTTTAGAAAATGATTCTGGGCTAATGGAGAGTTATAAAAGAGTAATAACAGCAAATCAGGCGGTACAACTTAGTCCAGAGATTACTTTTAAATTGCATAGCTTGGGGCTGCTTAAAATAGTACGTAATGACTGTATTGCTAGTTGTGATTTGTACCGTCAGTATTTCTTGGCAAGATTGGGGTAA